A genome region from Rattus norvegicus strain BN/NHsdMcwi chromosome 17, GRCr8, whole genome shotgun sequence includes the following:
- the LOC134478886 gene encoding sperm motility kinase X-like: MFWGLFLNVCFISHCKFASSHIKEGLIMEQDPESRDSIENFTTDYKIIRTLGRGRFSVVKMAYHVPTLTCVAIKVLKNTEKCSSVMSREVDILKSLGHPHIIKVVEVVQTREATHLVMEHASQGDLLDRIRECGYLKSWEARRMFRQILEAVQFCHDNNIVHRDIKANNILIDGRWNAKLCDFGLAAKTLPGQKLIDFCGTLPYCAPEFFEAEEYEGRPFDVWSVGVLLFFMVTGHLPFLGKSFAEVRRQISSANFSIPPHVANDIFNVIVEMLMINPSRRPSIQQIMMRPMIKDSQAYSPPTSIQTFTGTPSPSTIKAMRVMRHTPEKSTESLIDPNINEVLATYLIQQHKPLRKVCTHHQVEPGLEDLHSFPRFLKRKGPLLSSFTLSSHSSNIREKEDRKNSRKVVRRHAVGYQQTRTNTVQLDLLDCPIAEEFRDNRLQIRKTFSDSKTVLSCSLTEHIQSPRLQYTYSTTADRNVSSFIPPHDFCASLQTRKGISLAGCSGDTWQRETLVDKNTFIKEEAMVHEDTVTSGQPQVPCPASRRGWRHHWKGFKKTIKNMVFIMK; this comes from the coding sequence ATGTTCTGGGGcctgtttttaaatgtctgttttatttctcattgcaAGTTTGCTTCTAGCCATATAAAGGAGGGCCTGATCATGGAGCAGGACCCAGAGAGCCGAGACTCTATCGAGAACTTTACCACTGACTATAAGATCATAAGAACCCTGGGAAGGGGACGATTTTCAGTGGTAAAAATGGCCTATCACGTCCCAACCCTCACCTGTGTAGCTATAAAAGTTCTCAAGAACACCGAGAAGTGCTCCTCAGTGATGAGCAGGGAAGTTGACATTCTAAAGTCCCTGGGCCATCCTCATATCATCAAGGTGGTCGAAGTGGTCCAGACAAGAGAGGCCACCCACCTGGTCATGGAGCATGCCTCTCAGGGAGACCTACTGGATCGAATCCGGGAATGTGGATATTTAAAGTCGTGGGAGGCCCGAAGAATGTTTAGACAGATATTAGAGGCAGTAcaattctgccatgacaataatattgTCCACCGAGACATAAAGGCCAACAACATTTTGATAGACGGAAGGTGGAATGCCAAGCTCTGTGATTTTGGCCTAGCTGCTAAAACACTTCCTGGGCAGAAGCTGATTGATTTCTGTGGCACGCTGCCATACTGTGCGCCAGAATTCTTTGAAGCTGAGGAATATGAGGGCCGCCCATTTGACGTATGGAGTGTaggtgtcctcctcttcttcatggtgactgggcacttgcctttcctaggcaagtcatttgcagaggtgaggagacaaaTCAGTTCAGCCAATTTCAGCATTCCGCCTCACGTTGCCAacgatattttcaatgttatagtggaaatgctgatgataaatcccagcaggaggcccagcatccagcaaattatgatgcgccccatgatcaaagacagccaggcctactcaCCACCGACATCCATACAGACGTTCACAGGAACACCAAGCCCTAGCACCATCAAAGCCATGAGAGTCATGAGGCATACACCTGAGAAAAGCACTGAGTCTCTCATAGACCCAAATATCAACGAGGTGCTGGCAACATACTTGATTCAACAGCACAAGCCACTCAGGAAAGTCTGCACACACCACCAAGTGGAGCCAGGTCTAGAAGATCTTCACTCCTTCCCtcgttttcttaagagaaagggacctcttctctcctccttcaccttgtcCTCACATTCATCCAATATTCGGGAGAAGGAGgataggaagaattccaggaaggttGTCAGAAGGCATGCTGTAGGCTACCAGCAAACAAGGACCAACACCGTCCAGCTCGATCTCCTGGACTGTCCTATagctgaagaattcagggataacaggctgcaaatcaggaagacattctcagactccaagactgtgttgtcttgtagtCTAACTGAACATATCCAGTCACCTCGACTTCAATACACCTATTCCACTACAGCAGACCGGAATGTGTCCTCCTTCATACCGCCACATGATTTCTGTGCATCACTGCAGACACGTAAGGGGATAAGCCTTGCAGGCTGCTCTGGAGATacctggcagagagagacactcgtGGACAAAAACACCTTCATCAAGGAAGAGGC